Proteins co-encoded in one Candidatus Binatia bacterium genomic window:
- the pstB gene encoding phosphate ABC transporter ATP-binding protein PstB encodes MANKLEVRNLNAWFGHNQALKAIDLAISGGGVTAIIGPSGCGKSTLVRCLNRMHEVVPGARVSGQVLLEGEDIYAPGVDAVQVRARVGMVFQRPNPFPTMSIFDNVAAGFRLNGGRRSRGEVAAMVERSLRQAALWEEVKDCLHASGVSISGGQQQRLCIARALAVRPEIILMDEPCSALDPIATAKIEELIRELKETYTIVIVTHNMQQAARVSDSTAFLYLGTLVEFGSTDRIFTAPEKKETEDYITGRFG; translated from the coding sequence ATGGCAAACAAGCTCGAAGTGCGCAACTTGAATGCCTGGTTCGGTCACAACCAGGCTCTCAAGGCCATTGATCTGGCCATATCGGGGGGCGGCGTAACGGCGATCATTGGGCCGTCCGGCTGTGGCAAATCCACCCTGGTGCGCTGCCTCAACCGCATGCATGAGGTGGTGCCGGGGGCGCGGGTCAGCGGACAGGTGCTGCTCGAAGGGGAAGATATCTACGCGCCCGGGGTGGACGCGGTGCAGGTGCGGGCCCGGGTCGGGATGGTGTTTCAGCGCCCCAATCCGTTTCCGACGATGTCGATCTTCGACAACGTGGCCGCCGGCTTTCGGCTGAACGGGGGGCGACGCTCGCGGGGCGAGGTGGCGGCGATGGTGGAGCGCAGCCTGCGGCAGGCGGCCCTGTGGGAGGAGGTCAAGGACTGCCTGCACGCCTCCGGCGTCAGCATCTCCGGCGGGCAGCAGCAACGCTTGTGTATCGCCCGCGCCTTGGCGGTGCGGCCCGAGATCATCCTCATGGATGAGCCGTGCTCGGCACTCGATCCGATCGCGACGGCCAAGATCGAGGAGCTGATTCGCGAGCTCAAAGAGACGTACACCATCGTGATCGTGACCCACAACATGCAGCAGGCGGCGCGGGTGTCCGACTCTACCGCTTTCCTCTATCTCGGGACCCTTGTAGAATTCGGTTCGACCGACAGGATCTTCACCGCACCGGAGAAGAAAGAGACCGAGGACTATATAACTGGCCGCTTCGGTTAG
- the phoU gene encoding phosphate signaling complex protein PhoU: protein MEARLHTDRHYEAELKQLHVRILEMGGCVEKQIAGAVAALVSRDDGQARRIIEGDHHVNRMDVEIDELCLRLLALHQPAARDLRLITTGLKITTDLERIGDMAVNLCERVLELNREPQLKPFIDIPRMAEVAQRMLRESLDSFVREDIELALGVCREDDIIDGLTSQLFHELLAYMAEDPRTISRAIPLLFVAKYLERIGDHATNIAEMVVFMVKGKSIRHMDQVPPSV, encoded by the coding sequence GTGGAAGCCCGTTTGCATACCGATCGACACTACGAGGCCGAGCTCAAGCAGCTGCACGTCAGGATCCTGGAAATGGGAGGCTGCGTCGAGAAGCAGATTGCCGGCGCCGTCGCCGCGCTGGTCAGCCGTGATGACGGGCAAGCACGGCGGATCATCGAGGGCGATCATCATGTCAACCGCATGGATGTCGAGATCGACGAACTCTGCCTGCGTCTGCTCGCCTTGCATCAACCAGCCGCCAGAGACCTGCGGCTGATCACCACCGGCCTGAAAATCACGACCGATCTCGAGCGCATTGGCGACATGGCGGTCAACCTGTGCGAGCGTGTGTTGGAGCTGAATCGGGAGCCGCAGCTGAAGCCCTTCATTGACATCCCACGCATGGCGGAGGTGGCGCAGCGCATGCTGCGAGAGAGCCTCGACAGTTTCGTGCGAGAGGACATCGAACTGGCGCTGGGCGTGTGCCGCGAAGACGACATCATCGACGGTCTGACGTCGCAGCTGTTCCACGAGCTGCTGGCATACATGGCCGAGGACCCGCGCACGATTAGCCGCGCCATTCCGCTGCTGTTCGTTGCCAAGTACCTGGAACGCATCGGCGACCATGCCACCAACATCGCCGAGATGGTCGTCTTCATGGTGAAGGGGAAGAGCATCCGACACATGGACCAGGTTCCGCCGTCCGTATGA
- the pstA gene encoding phosphate ABC transporter permease PstA: MGYTQRRVVSAAAQVGAALCAVAVLLPLVLISGDLLAKGVSALNLDFFTQLPKPVGEVGGGMANAIVGTLVLIGLACAVGLPVGVLAGVYLSEYGHGRLGWLVRFAADVLMGVPSIVIGIYVYTLIVLPLHSFSAYAGGCALGIIMLPIVTRTTEEMLRLVPGSLREAALALGVPTWRTIIWVVLRTARGGIITGIMLAVARVAGETAPLLFTAFGNQFWHHGLSGPISSLPVQLYAYAISPFDDWHRQAWAGALVLMGLIFLTSLSVRLLTRGGFRSTL; the protein is encoded by the coding sequence ATGGGCTACACGCAACGCCGGGTGGTGAGTGCCGCCGCGCAGGTGGGAGCGGCGTTGTGCGCCGTCGCGGTGTTGCTCCCCTTGGTCCTGATCTCCGGCGATCTGTTGGCGAAGGGCGTCTCGGCGCTCAACCTGGACTTCTTTACGCAGCTCCCGAAGCCGGTCGGGGAGGTCGGCGGGGGGATGGCGAACGCAATCGTCGGCACGCTGGTGCTGATCGGTTTGGCCTGCGCCGTGGGGCTGCCCGTCGGGGTATTGGCCGGGGTGTATCTCTCGGAATACGGTCACGGCCGGTTGGGCTGGCTCGTCCGCTTTGCGGCGGATGTGTTGATGGGGGTGCCGTCGATCGTCATTGGGATCTACGTCTACACGCTGATCGTGCTGCCGCTGCACAGCTTCTCGGCGTATGCGGGCGGGTGCGCGCTGGGGATCATCATGCTGCCCATCGTGACGCGGACCACCGAGGAGATGCTGCGGTTGGTCCCGGGTTCGTTGCGCGAGGCGGCGCTGGCCCTCGGTGTGCCGACGTGGCGCACCATCATCTGGGTGGTGCTGCGCACGGCGCGGGGCGGGATCATCACGGGCATTATGCTGGCGGTGGCGCGCGTGGCGGGGGAGACCGCGCCGCTGCTGTTTACGGCGTTCGGCAACCAGTTTTGGCATCACGGCCTGAGCGGGCCGATCTCGTCGCTGCCTGTGCAACTCTACGCTTATGCCATCTCCCCGTTCGACGACTGGCATCGGCAGGCGTGGGCCGGGGCGTTGGTGTTGATGGGGCTCATCTTTCTGACGAGCTTGTCGGTCCGCCTGCTGACGCGTGGTGGATTCCGCTCCACGCTCTGA
- a CDS encoding ATP-binding protein: MRRLPYPKPAGLLTRLLAPYLFTLLAVAISLYAYSDRVVEHLYVNTLADTVLRQARLVGELLPWDLQGEAMDRRCAAVAATVGARVTVIASDGTVLGDSEAASATLENHLDRPEVQAALSLGEGRSVRVSASVNRRLFYRAWRQTRRDEGQSRQRVVRLSVSMSTIEEVRARIRAAIWGGLGVAALAALWPALVLSRRLSRRVSRLTEFSNAVAAGAPPPPLLPEGEDIVGRLETNLVAMADGLSARLYTAREEQGKLEAVLSGMVEGVLVIDRAGTIRLANQRAERLFGGWPTGGLVGHPLINVSRDPDLQELVREVTRGERGRRLVREIGGRGESLQATATPMAELEGEPRLFILVFHDVTELKKLESARRDFVANVSHELRTPLTAIRGYAETLREGALDDPEQGRKFLSIIERHAERLTRLTEDLLTLSDLELGRAALRSVPTVLAQAVDAAVDVVREKGEQGRVEIRSDLAPDLPPICGDPDRIEQVLVNLIDNAVKFTPAGGQVTIRAHVAEVSQTGGAERASGDTQGRWIAICVADTGVGVPRHHLHRLTERFYRVDQARSRELGGTGLGLAIVKHIVQAHGGSLRIESEVGRGTQVYVYLPAAEANSDR; encoded by the coding sequence ATGCGTCGACTTCCGTACCCCAAGCCCGCTGGCCTTCTGACGCGCCTGCTCGCGCCGTATCTGTTCACGCTGCTGGCGGTTGCGATCAGCTTGTACGCCTACAGCGATCGCGTTGTCGAACACCTGTATGTCAACACGCTAGCGGATACGGTGCTGCGCCAAGCCCGGCTCGTCGGGGAGCTGCTCCCGTGGGACCTGCAGGGCGAGGCAATGGACCGGCGCTGTGCGGCCGTGGCTGCGACGGTCGGTGCGCGGGTGACGGTGATTGCGTCCGACGGCACCGTGCTCGGCGACTCGGAAGCCGCATCGGCAACACTCGAAAACCATCTGGACCGCCCTGAGGTTCAGGCCGCACTCAGCCTGGGTGAAGGGCGCAGCGTGCGCGTCAGTGCCAGTGTGAACCGCCGCCTCTTCTATCGTGCCTGGCGGCAGACACGCCGTGACGAAGGTCAGAGCCGGCAGCGGGTCGTTCGCCTGTCCGTGTCGATGAGTACCATCGAGGAGGTTCGGGCTCGAATTCGCGCGGCCATTTGGGGCGGACTCGGTGTGGCGGCGCTGGCGGCCCTGTGGCCGGCGCTGGTGCTTTCCCGCCGCCTGTCGCGCCGTGTGTCCCGTCTGACGGAATTCTCCAACGCGGTTGCGGCCGGGGCGCCCCCGCCGCCGCTGCTCCCCGAAGGCGAGGACATCGTCGGTCGGCTGGAGACGAATCTGGTCGCCATGGCCGACGGCCTCAGTGCCCGGCTTTACACCGCGCGCGAAGAGCAGGGTAAGCTCGAAGCCGTCCTCAGCGGCATGGTCGAAGGCGTGCTCGTGATCGACCGCGCCGGAACCATTCGGCTCGCCAATCAGCGTGCTGAACGGCTGTTCGGGGGGTGGCCGACGGGAGGCTTGGTCGGCCACCCGCTGATCAATGTATCGCGCGATCCTGATCTGCAGGAGCTGGTGCGCGAGGTGACACGCGGCGAACGCGGGCGCCGCCTGGTGCGGGAGATCGGTGGCCGAGGTGAAAGCTTGCAGGCAACGGCAACCCCGATGGCTGAATTAGAGGGCGAGCCGCGGCTCTTCATCTTGGTCTTTCACGACGTCACCGAACTGAAAAAGCTGGAATCGGCGCGGCGCGATTTCGTGGCCAATGTCTCGCACGAGTTGCGCACGCCGTTGACCGCTATCCGCGGATACGCGGAGACACTGCGGGAAGGGGCGTTGGACGATCCGGAGCAGGGACGCAAGTTCCTCAGTATCATCGAGCGGCACGCCGAGCGCTTGACGCGCTTGACCGAAGACTTGCTGACGTTGTCCGATCTTGAACTGGGGCGCGCGGCACTACGGAGTGTGCCGACGGTGCTGGCACAGGCGGTTGATGCCGCGGTCGATGTGGTTCGGGAAAAGGGAGAGCAAGGGCGCGTCGAGATCCGTTCCGACCTGGCACCGGATCTTCCTCCGATCTGCGGCGACCCCGACCGGATCGAGCAGGTGCTGGTGAATCTCATCGACAACGCCGTGAAGTTCACGCCCGCCGGTGGCCAGGTGACGATCAGGGCGCACGTTGCTGAGGTGTCCCAGACAGGTGGCGCCGAGCGGGCGAGCGGCGACACGCAAGGCCGATGGATCGCCATCTGTGTCGCCGACACCGGCGTCGGCGTGCCGAGGCATCATCTCCACCGTTTGACCGAACGCTTCTACCGCGTCGACCAGGCGCGCTCCCGCGAACTCGGCGGTACGGGCTTGGGACTGGCCATCGTCAAGCATATCGTCCAGGCCCACGGCGGTAGCCTGCGCATCGAGAGCGAAGTCGGCCGCGGTACGCAGGTCTACGTGTACTTGCCGGCGGCGGAGGCCAACTCGGATCGGTGA
- a CDS encoding polysaccharide deacetylase family protein, with translation MPERSRSTAQLLGYADDARLLIINADDFGMCHAENVATIAGLEQGAFCSSTIMVPCPWFEEAAAFARRMPTADLGVHITHTSEWETYKWGPVIGASAVPSLVDGGGNFYPEVRSLYAHARLDQVERETRAQIQKALAAGIDVTHLDSHMGTVQLDVNYHDLYLRLAAEFRLPIRIAGRLWMRDMGMGRIIDQADRLGVLSPDHFWYGGPQSPEGTAAYWTNVLRNLQPGVSELYVHAAVDEPEMRAISDSYAQRVADYEFFTAPPTRALIRDLGITLIGYRALRDLQRRLETC, from the coding sequence ATGCCAGAACGCTCCCGGAGTACGGCGCAGTTGCTTGGGTATGCGGACGATGCCCGCCTGTTGATCATCAACGCCGACGATTTCGGCATGTGTCACGCGGAAAACGTGGCGACGATTGCCGGTTTGGAGCAGGGCGCCTTCTGCTCGTCGACGATCATGGTCCCGTGTCCGTGGTTTGAAGAAGCCGCGGCCTTCGCTCGTCGCATGCCGACCGCGGACCTCGGCGTGCACATCACCCACACCAGCGAATGGGAGACGTACAAATGGGGCCCCGTCATTGGTGCCAGCGCCGTACCGAGCCTGGTGGATGGCGGCGGCAATTTCTACCCTGAGGTCCGGTCGCTGTATGCCCACGCCCGGCTCGATCAGGTCGAGCGCGAAACCCGCGCGCAGATCCAGAAGGCCCTGGCCGCTGGCATCGACGTGACGCATCTCGATTCGCACATGGGCACCGTGCAGCTTGACGTCAACTATCACGACTTGTACCTGCGGCTGGCGGCAGAGTTTCGCCTGCCGATTCGCATCGCGGGGCGCCTGTGGATGCGCGATATGGGGATGGGACGGATCATCGATCAGGCCGATCGCCTCGGCGTGCTCTCGCCTGACCATTTCTGGTACGGCGGACCGCAGAGCCCGGAGGGTACCGCCGCGTACTGGACGAACGTGCTGCGTAACCTTCAGCCCGGGGTGAGCGAACTGTATGTGCATGCGGCTGTCGATGAGCCCGAGATGCGGGCGATCAGCGACTCCTACGCGCAGCGCGTGGCCGATTACGAGTTCTTCACCGCGCCACCGACGCGCGCGCTGATTCGCGACCTCGGCATCACCCTTATCGGTTACCGCGCCTTGCGTGATCTGCAACGCCGCCTGGAAACATGCTGA
- a CDS encoding response regulator transcription factor: protein MTPPIPQAMTAARPGAGEKPLILVVEDEKDIAELVRFNLEQEGFAVATAADGEQGLDAVRQRRPALVILDLMLPLMSGLEVCRRLRGDAASARLPIVMLTAKAAEVDRILGFEMGADDYVTKPFSPRELVARVRAVLRRAYGEEIERPQDVYEKGRLRMDFDTYEVALDGKPLDLSLREFELLRFFVRSPNRVFDRLQILDLVWGQDTYVEPRTVDVHVRRLRARIERDDAHPELIVTVRGVGYKFNERALEP from the coding sequence ATGACACCTCCGATCCCGCAGGCGATGACCGCGGCTCGGCCTGGCGCCGGCGAGAAGCCGTTGATCCTCGTTGTCGAAGACGAAAAGGATATCGCTGAGCTGGTGCGCTTCAATCTGGAGCAGGAAGGCTTTGCGGTGGCCACCGCCGCCGACGGCGAACAAGGACTCGATGCAGTGCGTCAGCGGCGGCCGGCATTGGTGATCCTCGATCTGATGCTGCCTTTGATGTCGGGGCTCGAAGTCTGTCGCCGGTTGCGTGGCGATGCGGCCAGCGCGCGATTGCCGATAGTGATGCTGACCGCCAAAGCCGCGGAGGTGGATCGCATTCTCGGTTTCGAGATGGGTGCGGACGATTACGTGACCAAACCGTTCAGTCCGCGGGAGCTGGTGGCCCGAGTGCGCGCTGTTTTGCGACGGGCGTATGGCGAGGAGATCGAACGGCCGCAGGATGTGTACGAAAAGGGACGTTTGCGGATGGACTTCGACACCTACGAAGTCGCGCTCGACGGTAAGCCGCTCGATCTATCCCTGCGTGAGTTCGAGCTGCTGCGCTTCTTCGTTCGCTCGCCCAACCGTGTCTTCGATCGCCTGCAAATCCTTGATCTGGTGTGGGGACAGGACACGTATGTCGAGCCACGCACGGTGGACGTGCACGTGCGCCGCTTGCGGGCGCGTATCGAGCGGGATGACGCCCACCCCGAACTGATTGTGACCGTGCGAGGGGTAGGGTACAAGTTCAACGAACGCGCGCTGGAACCCTAG
- the speY gene encoding deoxyhypusine synthase — protein MAGSPHRLHKHPRIEPRPIDQHITLTELVDGTFLAYNAGRLREACHLFARRMLADDVTVGVSLTGAMTPAGLGMAVIIPLIESGFIDWMVSTGANLYHDTHFGIGLEMHMGTPFANDVELRQQGIVRIYDIFFDYKVLLETDSFFRQVIAAPEFQKPMSTAEFHYRVGAYVRERERVLGLPRRSVLAAAHDYGVPIYTSSPGDSSIGMNVAAMALQDNKLTFDVSRDVNETAAIVLAAKAAGGKSGLLMIGGGSPKNFVLQTEPQIQEVLGIAEKGHDYYLQITDARADTGGLSGATPGEAVSWGKVDPAGLPDTVVCYLDGTVGLPILTAYAMANHPVRKPKRLYDRLDEMMAALVCRYQEVSRDE, from the coding sequence GTGGCGGGATCCCCACATCGGCTTCACAAACACCCACGTATTGAGCCGCGTCCGATCGACCAGCACATTACGCTGACCGAGCTGGTGGATGGGACCTTTTTGGCTTACAACGCCGGCCGCTTGCGGGAAGCCTGCCACCTGTTTGCCCGCCGCATGCTGGCCGACGACGTCACCGTCGGCGTCAGCTTGACCGGTGCCATGACCCCAGCCGGCCTGGGCATGGCGGTCATCATCCCACTCATCGAGTCCGGCTTCATCGATTGGATGGTCAGCACCGGCGCGAATCTGTACCACGACACCCATTTCGGCATCGGTCTGGAGATGCACATGGGTACGCCCTTTGCCAACGACGTCGAGCTGCGCCAACAGGGCATCGTGCGCATCTATGACATCTTCTTTGATTATAAGGTCTTGCTCGAAACCGACTCCTTCTTTCGCCAGGTGATCGCCGCACCGGAATTCCAGAAACCGATGAGCACCGCCGAGTTCCACTACCGCGTCGGCGCGTACGTGCGCGAACGCGAGCGGGTGCTCGGCTTGCCGCGCCGCTCGGTCCTGGCGGCAGCGCACGACTACGGCGTGCCGATTTACACCTCCTCTCCAGGTGACAGCTCGATCGGCATGAACGTGGCCGCCATGGCGCTGCAGGACAACAAGCTCACGTTCGATGTCTCCCGCGATGTGAATGAGACCGCAGCCATCGTGCTGGCGGCGAAAGCGGCGGGTGGGAAGAGTGGGCTTTTGATGATCGGCGGCGGCTCTCCAAAGAACTTCGTGTTGCAAACCGAGCCGCAGATCCAAGAGGTCTTGGGCATCGCGGAGAAGGGGCACGATTATTACCTGCAGATCACCGACGCCCGCGCCGATACCGGCGGCCTCTCTGGTGCCACGCCCGGAGAGGCAGTGAGCTGGGGAAAGGTCGATCCGGCTGGCCTACCGGATACCGTGGTGTGTTACCTTGACGGCACCGTTGGCCTCCCCATATTGACGGCCTATGCCATGGCCAATCATCCGGTCCGCAAGCCCAAGCGGTTGTACGACCGGTTGGATGAAATGATGGCGGCGCTGGTGTGCCGATACCAGGAAGTCTCACGCGATGAGTGA